The Megasphaera stantonii genome includes a window with the following:
- a CDS encoding M18 family aminopeptidase encodes MTYSDIHLSQRLLHFISQATSPYHTVKASAAILKEAGFRELRWNEPWQLEPRQGYYISLYDSSLIAFTIGPDPRANLRIAAAHTDFPCLRVKPAAALAQKGYGKLNVEIYGGMIRESWLDRPLSLAGKVAVASDDPFKPAVHLIDARRPLLTIPRLAIHMNSHVNDGVALNPQKDMLPLMTLTGPGDDASYFLQFLAAECHCRPEDILSYDLTVYLCEEGCLMGLKNEFISSPRLDNLTSAYACVDSLVRSKGHDGLHVVALFDNEEVGSRTKQGALSQAFPALLEELYASLGYTRREYRIDASDAFILSLDVAHAMHPNVPEKCDITNMPRLGQGVALKTAASQSYAGDAEAAAAVVALCRRAHIPCQRFVNRSDMPGGSTLGSLLSANLPIRTMDVGIPILAMHSARELMGAADQKGLHDLVYTFFSI; translated from the coding sequence ATGACATACTCTGACATACATCTTTCGCAGCGCCTGCTGCATTTTATCAGCCAAGCCACTTCGCCCTATCACACCGTAAAAGCCAGCGCGGCCATCTTGAAGGAAGCAGGGTTCCGGGAACTGCGCTGGAACGAGCCCTGGCAGCTGGAGCCTCGTCAGGGATATTATATTTCCCTTTACGATTCCAGCCTCATCGCCTTTACAATTGGCCCTGACCCGCGGGCTAACCTGCGCATCGCCGCAGCCCATACGGATTTTCCCTGCCTCCGCGTCAAACCGGCGGCGGCGCTGGCGCAAAAAGGCTACGGAAAGCTCAACGTCGAAATTTACGGCGGCATGATCCGCGAATCGTGGCTCGACAGGCCCCTGTCCCTGGCCGGCAAGGTAGCCGTGGCCAGCGACGATCCCTTCAAGCCGGCAGTACATCTGATCGACGCCAGGCGTCCCCTGCTGACGATTCCCCGCCTGGCCATACACATGAACAGCCATGTCAACGACGGCGTAGCCCTGAATCCTCAAAAAGACATGCTGCCTCTCATGACATTGACGGGGCCAGGCGACGACGCCTCCTATTTTCTCCAATTTCTCGCCGCCGAATGCCATTGCCGGCCCGAGGATATCTTATCTTACGACCTTACGGTGTACTTGTGTGAAGAAGGCTGCCTGATGGGGCTGAAAAACGAATTCATTTCCTCTCCCCGCCTGGATAACCTGACGTCGGCCTACGCCTGCGTCGACAGTCTGGTCCGAAGCAAGGGACACGACGGCCTCCACGTCGTCGCCCTGTTCGACAATGAAGAGGTTGGCAGCCGGACGAAACAGGGCGCCTTGTCCCAGGCCTTCCCCGCCCTGTTAGAAGAACTCTACGCCTCCCTCGGCTATACGCGCCGGGAGTATCGCATCGACGCGTCCGACGCCTTCATCCTGTCCCTCGACGTCGCCCACGCCATGCATCCCAACGTACCGGAAAAGTGCGACATTACCAACATGCCCCGCCTCGGCCAAGGTGTCGCTCTCAAAACGGCGGCCAGCCAGTCCTACGCCGGCGACGCCGAAGCGGCGGCCGCTGTCGTCGCCTTATGCCGCAGGGCCCATATTCCTTGCCAGCGGTTCGTCAATCGCTCCGACATGCCCGGCGGCTCGACTCTCGGTTCCCTCTTATCAGCCAATCTACCCATCCGGACCATGGACGTCGGCATTCCTATCTTAGCCATGCACTCTGCCCGGGAACTGATGGGCGCAGCCGACCAAAAAGGCCTCCACGATTTAGTATATACTTTCTTTTCAATATAA
- a CDS encoding amino acid permease, whose protein sequence is MSEQNAKVVREDLNRGLQERHIQLISFGGAIGVGLFLGSASAIEKAGPAVVVAYIICGLAIFFVMRAMGEVVVEYPVSGSFSAHAYQFLNPLAGYISGWNYWYFWIVTCMAEITAVGVYMHFWYPDLPQWISCLAALAIMTCANLISVKAYGEFEFWFALIKIITIIFLIITGGAMIFFGFGNNGVAVGLSNLTAHGGFFPNGWEGVFGTLVMISFAYVGIEVIGVTAGEAHNPAKTLSGAIDKVLYRILLFYVLALLVIMAIYPWNQLGHQGSPFVMVFEKLGISSAAHIINFVVITAALSSCNSGIYSTGRMLYNLSLQGKAPKSLSVVSSHKVPYRCILVSVLFMLIGVAMNYFLPAQVFVIATSISSFACMITWSLILFSQMSYRKSLSPEQRKSIRYKMPLSPYSNYFALLFFVVVVISAAFDATTRIAIFATIVWVAALLLVYYGTGVHKAEKIRFEHYKGDAVDPSNR, encoded by the coding sequence ATGAGTGAACAAAATGCGAAAGTCGTTCGTGAAGATTTGAACCGCGGCCTGCAGGAAAGGCACATCCAGCTGATTTCCTTTGGCGGGGCCATCGGCGTCGGCTTGTTCTTAGGGTCGGCGTCGGCTATTGAAAAGGCCGGTCCGGCCGTCGTCGTAGCCTACATTATCTGCGGCCTGGCTATTTTCTTCGTCATGCGGGCTATGGGCGAAGTCGTTGTCGAGTATCCCGTATCGGGCTCCTTCAGCGCCCATGCCTATCAATTCTTGAATCCCTTGGCCGGATATATTTCCGGATGGAATTACTGGTATTTCTGGATTGTTACCTGCATGGCTGAGATTACGGCCGTCGGCGTGTACATGCATTTCTGGTATCCCGACTTGCCCCAGTGGATATCCTGCCTGGCTGCGCTGGCTATCATGACCTGTGCCAATTTGATTTCCGTCAAGGCTTACGGGGAATTTGAATTCTGGTTCGCCCTTATCAAGATTATTACCATCATCTTCCTTATCATTACGGGCGGCGCCATGATTTTCTTCGGCTTCGGAAATAACGGCGTGGCTGTCGGCCTCAGCAACCTGACGGCGCACGGCGGCTTCTTCCCCAACGGCTGGGAAGGCGTGTTCGGCACGCTGGTCATGATTTCCTTCGCTTACGTCGGCATCGAGGTCATCGGCGTGACGGCCGGCGAAGCCCACAATCCGGCGAAGACCCTGTCCGGAGCGATCGACAAGGTGCTGTATCGAATCCTTTTGTTCTACGTACTGGCCTTATTGGTCATCATGGCTATTTATCCTTGGAACCAGCTCGGCCATCAGGGAAGCCCCTTCGTCATGGTATTTGAAAAATTAGGCATCAGCAGCGCGGCTCATATCATCAATTTCGTCGTCATTACGGCGGCTCTGTCTTCGTGCAACTCCGGCATTTACAGTACGGGGCGCATGCTGTACAACCTGTCCCTGCAGGGGAAGGCGCCCAAGTCGCTGAGCGTCGTCAGCTCTCATAAGGTGCCGTACCGCTGCATACTCGTATCCGTATTGTTCATGCTTATCGGCGTCGCCATGAACTATTTCCTGCCGGCGCAGGTATTCGTCATCGCTACGTCTATCAGCTCCTTCGCCTGCATGATTACGTGGAGCCTCATCTTGTTCAGCCAGATGAGCTATCGCAAATCGCTGAGTCCGGAACAGCGGAAATCTATTCGCTATAAAATGCCCTTATCGCCGTATTCTAACTATTTTGCACTCCTCTTTTTCGTCGTCGTCGTCATCTCGGCGGCCTTCGACGCCACGACGCGCATCGCCATTTTTGCGACGATCGTGTGGGTAGCGGCCTTGCTGCTCGTCTATTACGGCACGGGCGTTCATAAGGCGGAAAAAATCCGTTTCGAGCATTATAAGGGAGACGCCGTGGACCCGTCCAACCGGTAG
- the alr gene encoding alanine racemase — translation MDVLELTEHFTKRPVWAQIDLDAAAYNMQHIRQAVGPDTLITSVVKANAYGHGAVELAKVFLENGADRLAVACVSEAVELRRAGITARIVILGHTDGRRARDVVLYGIDAAVFHYQDAVLFSEEAQRQNQTIHVHIAADTGMGRIGYRPSEESIAEIKKIAALPHVAIEGLFTHFAVADMAGDESVGYTKKQYEAFAWFCRRLEEEGVPVNVRHCCNSAGTAVYPDFRCDMVRPGIIQYGYNPSDEVPVPSFTPRPVMSLRCCVTHIKTIEPGDTVSYGRHFTAKRPTVIATLPLGYSDGYPRVLSNRAEVLVHGRRAQQVGNICMDQCMIDVTDISGVQIGDEVVLFGQQGGEAILLEEIAGLIGTIDHEILCNINRRVPRVYIQGGKVVKRVEYLFE, via the coding sequence ATGGATGTACTGGAATTAACGGAGCATTTTACGAAACGGCCTGTGTGGGCCCAAATTGATTTAGACGCGGCGGCGTATAATATGCAGCATATTCGTCAGGCCGTCGGGCCGGATACGCTGATTACGTCCGTCGTCAAGGCCAACGCCTATGGCCACGGCGCGGTAGAGCTGGCGAAGGTGTTTTTGGAAAATGGAGCGGATCGGCTGGCCGTTGCCTGCGTCAGTGAGGCCGTAGAGCTGCGGCGGGCCGGCATTACGGCGCGCATCGTCATCCTGGGCCATACGGACGGCCGCCGGGCGCGGGACGTCGTGCTGTACGGCATCGACGCCGCCGTATTTCATTATCAGGATGCAGTCCTGTTTTCCGAAGAAGCGCAGCGGCAGAATCAGACGATACATGTTCACATCGCCGCCGATACGGGTATGGGACGCATCGGCTACCGGCCCAGTGAAGAAAGCATCGCAGAAATCAAGAAGATCGCAGCCTTGCCTCATGTAGCCATTGAGGGGCTGTTTACGCATTTTGCCGTCGCCGATATGGCTGGCGACGAGTCGGTGGGCTATACGAAAAAGCAGTACGAAGCCTTTGCCTGGTTCTGCCGGCGGCTGGAGGAAGAAGGCGTTCCCGTTAACGTCCGCCATTGCTGCAACAGCGCCGGCACGGCAGTGTATCCCGATTTCCGCTGCGACATGGTGCGGCCCGGCATTATCCAGTACGGATACAATCCGTCCGACGAAGTGCCGGTCCCGTCTTTTACGCCCCGGCCGGTCATGTCCCTGCGGTGCTGCGTGACTCACATCAAGACGATTGAACCAGGCGATACGGTCAGCTATGGCCGTCACTTTACGGCAAAGCGGCCGACGGTCATTGCGACGCTGCCGCTGGGATATTCCGACGGCTATCCCCGCGTCTTGTCCAATCGGGCTGAGGTCCTCGTCCATGGACGGCGGGCACAGCAGGTCGGCAATATCTGCATGGATCAGTGCATGATCGACGTGACCGACATTTCCGGCGTTCAAATCGGCGACGAAGTCGTGTTGTTCGGACAGCAGGGCGGCGAAGCGATTCTGTTGGAAGAAATTGCCGGATTGATCGGCACGATAGATCATGAAATTCTCTGCAATATTAACCGCCGCGTCCCCCGCGTGTATATTCAAGGGGGAAAGGTCGTTAAGCGCGTAGAATATCTATTCGAATAG
- the miaB gene encoding tRNA (N6-isopentenyl adenosine(37)-C2)-methylthiotransferase MiaB, which yields MNESDSERYAGQLESLGYRRTEDMDMADVVLLNTCCVRETAEGKILGKIGELKHVKQHNPNLIIAVTGCMAQEWQDRLFERAPHIDLVIGTHNIHKLVELIRERQAKSGHYLEADMTVPAFHDLPTKRFQKFFAWVPIMNGCNKFCTYCIVPYVRGREVSRPIADIVREIEEIAKEGYKEITLLGQNVNSYGLDLKDGTDFSALLQAVDRIDGIERVRYMTSHPKDMTFAMIDAIADSKKVVNHMHLPIQSGSDELLKKMNRGYTVDQYMELVEYARKRIPDLVLTTDIIVGFPGETEEMFCQTLDLLKRVQYDMAYTFIYSPRTGTPAAKMDHQIPQEEKSRRLQRLMDVQNVYSLQLNQAMEHKEYEVIVEGPTKNDENHWFGRTTGNKMIIWEHDGSAAVGDTVKVAVDKGQTWVLKGHLIH from the coding sequence ATGAACGAGTCCGACAGCGAGCGCTACGCCGGCCAGCTGGAATCGCTGGGGTATCGCCGGACGGAAGACATGGATATGGCAGACGTCGTCCTGCTCAACACCTGCTGCGTCCGCGAGACTGCCGAAGGAAAGATCCTGGGAAAAATCGGCGAGCTCAAGCACGTCAAGCAGCATAACCCGAACCTCATCATCGCCGTCACTGGCTGCATGGCCCAGGAATGGCAGGACCGCCTGTTTGAACGGGCGCCTCACATCGATTTGGTCATCGGCACGCATAATATACACAAGCTCGTCGAGCTCATTCGGGAACGGCAGGCTAAGTCAGGCCATTATTTGGAAGCCGACATGACTGTACCGGCCTTTCACGATTTGCCGACGAAGCGGTTCCAGAAATTCTTCGCCTGGGTGCCGATTATGAACGGCTGCAATAAATTCTGCACGTACTGCATCGTTCCCTACGTGCGGGGCCGCGAAGTAAGCCGGCCTATTGCCGACATCGTCAGGGAAATCGAGGAGATTGCCAAAGAAGGCTATAAGGAAATTACCCTGCTGGGGCAAAACGTCAATTCGTACGGGCTGGATTTAAAGGACGGCACCGATTTTTCGGCCCTTCTCCAGGCCGTGGACCGTATCGACGGCATCGAACGGGTGCGGTATATGACCAGCCATCCCAAGGACATGACCTTTGCCATGATCGATGCTATCGCCGACAGCAAGAAGGTCGTCAACCACATGCACCTGCCGATTCAGAGCGGTTCCGACGAGCTGCTGAAAAAAATGAACCGGGGCTATACGGTAGACCAATATATGGAACTGGTAGAATACGCCCGCAAGCGCATCCCCGACCTGGTTCTGACGACGGACATTATCGTCGGATTCCCCGGCGAAACGGAAGAGATGTTTTGCCAGACTCTGGATCTGCTGAAACGGGTTCAGTACGACATGGCTTACACCTTCATTTATTCGCCTCGCACGGGGACGCCGGCAGCCAAGATGGATCATCAGATTCCCCAAGAGGAAAAGAGCCGCCGCCTGCAGCGCCTCATGGACGTGCAGAACGTATATAGCCTGCAGCTGAATCAGGCTATGGAACATAAGGAATACGAAGTCATCGTCGAAGGGCCGACTAAAAACGACGAAAACCACTGGTTCGGCCGGACGACGGGCAATAAGATGATTATATGGGAACACGACGGGTCCGCAGCCGTAGGCGACACCGTAAAGGTCGCCGTCGATAAGGGGCAGACCTGGGTATTGAAAGGACATTTAATTCATTAA
- the mutS gene encoding DNA mismatch repair protein MutS, which yields MLKQYLEVKAQCPDKILFFRLGDFYEMFNDDALTASRELDLTLTGRGVGNKERVPMCGVPFHSADTYIERLVHKGYKVAICEQMEDPKTVKGIVKRKIIKVITPGTITLENAVASKKNNYISCVCARDTSIAVALMDVTTGECLWSLCNAGAMDDVLFDIFSVYEPSELIYAHMDEYMDAVQAYLRSRLAQCAVTPFAADDAADYEAVAVRYFGAEAVEEAKGAAACIGMLLTYVGEVMQSDIGHINSLERIDNERRLVIDAASLRHLEITQNVRDGGRKGTLLSILDKTKTAMGGRLLRKWLEAPLVRMADITLRQDAVEEILSHEIMRQDLADTMDRIYDFERILTRIETGTASPKDLVALRESLAAIPQLRYILEQADADLLQRLRDRIQTHDDMYDLLCRSIKDEPGLVIRNGGVIRDGYSAELDEIRSIAANSKAYLKELEEQEKEKTGIKMKIGYTKVFGYYFEISHANTKPIPDYYVRKQTLVNAERYITPALKEFEVKVLTSQERMLELEYQLFGQLRRDIQGHIREMQQTARAIARVDCLYSLACAAHDNHYIRPGLNTKQAVQIKDGRHPIIEKFLKDELFVPNDVTLNHSSHEILVITGPNMAGKSTYMRQVAVLVLMAQTGSFIPAREASICPVDRIFTRIGASDDILSGQSTFMVEMKEVSYILSHATERSLLVLDEIGRGTSTFDGMSIARAVIEYCLKHIHALTLFATHYHELTDMADTSEKIKNYTVAVKERGKNIKFLRRIIPGGADRSYGLHVARLAGLPESLLKRADVILSELESQGAVATPVTKKESRPPADSLFTDPVLERLLSVDVSSMTPIEAISFLYSLQKEAKEGSGMN from the coding sequence ATGCTTAAGCAGTATTTGGAGGTCAAGGCTCAATGTCCGGATAAGATATTGTTTTTCCGGCTTGGCGATTTTTATGAAATGTTTAACGACGACGCTTTGACGGCATCGCGGGAATTGGATTTGACGCTGACCGGACGGGGCGTCGGAAATAAGGAACGGGTTCCTATGTGCGGCGTGCCCTTCCACTCGGCCGACACCTACATCGAGCGGCTGGTCCACAAGGGCTACAAGGTGGCGATCTGCGAGCAGATGGAAGACCCGAAAACGGTCAAGGGCATCGTCAAGCGCAAGATCATCAAGGTCATCACGCCGGGGACAATTACCCTGGAAAATGCCGTAGCCTCGAAAAAGAACAACTATATCAGCTGCGTCTGCGCGCGCGACACGTCGATTGCCGTCGCCCTGATGGACGTGACGACGGGAGAATGCCTGTGGTCCCTATGCAACGCCGGCGCCATGGACGACGTGCTGTTTGATATTTTTTCGGTATATGAGCCGAGCGAGCTCATATACGCCCATATGGACGAATACATGGACGCCGTCCAGGCTTATCTGCGCAGCCGGCTGGCCCAGTGCGCAGTGACGCCCTTTGCCGCTGACGATGCCGCCGACTACGAAGCGGTCGCAGTCCGGTATTTTGGGGCGGAAGCGGTAGAGGAAGCGAAGGGAGCAGCGGCCTGCATCGGCATGCTCCTGACCTATGTCGGCGAAGTCATGCAGTCCGATATCGGCCATATCAACTCGCTGGAACGCATTGACAACGAGCGCCGTCTGGTCATCGACGCCGCCAGCCTGCGCCATCTCGAAATTACGCAGAACGTCCGCGACGGCGGCCGCAAGGGCACGCTCCTGTCGATTTTGGACAAGACGAAGACCGCTATGGGCGGCCGGCTGCTGCGCAAGTGGCTGGAAGCGCCGCTGGTGCGCATGGCCGATATTACGCTGCGCCAGGACGCCGTCGAAGAGATTCTCAGCCATGAAATCATGCGGCAGGATCTGGCCGATACGATGGACCGGATTTACGATTTCGAACGCATCCTGACCCGCATCGAAACGGGGACGGCCAGCCCGAAGGACCTGGTGGCCCTGCGGGAATCTCTGGCGGCAATACCCCAACTCCGGTACATCCTGGAGCAGGCCGATGCGGACCTGCTCCAGCGCCTGCGCGATCGGATCCAGACGCACGACGATATGTACGACCTGCTGTGCCGCAGCATCAAGGACGAGCCGGGACTGGTTATCCGCAACGGCGGCGTCATCCGCGACGGCTATTCAGCCGAGCTCGACGAAATCCGCTCTATTGCCGCTAACAGCAAGGCCTATTTGAAGGAGCTGGAAGAGCAGGAAAAAGAAAAGACGGGCATCAAGATGAAAATAGGCTATACGAAGGTATTCGGCTATTACTTTGAAATTTCCCACGCCAATACAAAGCCTATTCCCGATTATTACGTGCGCAAGCAGACGCTGGTCAACGCCGAACGGTATATCACGCCGGCGCTGAAGGAGTTTGAAGTCAAGGTGCTGACGTCGCAGGAACGGATGCTGGAGCTGGAATACCAGCTTTTCGGCCAACTCCGCAGGGACATACAGGGCCATATCCGGGAAATGCAGCAGACCGCCCGGGCCATTGCCCGCGTCGACTGCCTGTACAGCCTGGCCTGCGCCGCCCATGACAACCACTATATACGGCCGGGCCTGAATACGAAGCAGGCCGTGCAGATCAAGGACGGCCGCCATCCGATTATTGAAAAATTCCTGAAGGACGAGCTGTTCGTGCCGAACGACGTGACGCTGAACCACAGCAGCCATGAAATCCTGGTCATCACCGGCCCGAATATGGCCGGCAAGTCGACGTACATGCGGCAGGTTGCCGTCCTGGTACTCATGGCTCAGACTGGCTCGTTTATCCCGGCCCGCGAGGCGTCTATCTGCCCGGTGGACCGTATTTTCACCCGCATCGGCGCCAGCGACGACATCCTGAGCGGTCAGAGCACCTTTATGGTAGAAATGAAAGAGGTATCTTATATTTTAAGCCACGCGACGGAGCGCAGCCTCCTCGTCCTCGACGAAATCGGCCGGGGCACAAGCACCTTTGACGGCATGTCCATTGCCCGGGCTGTCATCGAGTATTGCCTGAAGCACATCCACGCCCTGACGCTTTTTGCCACCCATTACCACGAATTGACCGACATGGCCGATACGTCGGAAAAAATAAAGAACTACACTGTGGCCGTAAAGGAACGGGGCAAGAATATAAAATTTTTGCGGCGCATCATTCCCGGCGGCGCCGACCGCAGCTACGGCCTGCACGTAGCCCGGCTGGCCGGCCTTCCCGAAAGCCTGCTGAAGCGGGCCGACGTCATCCTGTCGGAACTGGAGTCCCAGGGAGCCGTGGCGACGCCGGTGACTAAAAAAGAAAGCCGTCCGCCGGCGGACAGCCTGTTTACCGATCCCGTGCTGGAGCGGCTGTTGTCCGTTGACGTGTCGAGTATGACGCCTATTGAAGCGATTTCATTTCTCTACTCCTTGCAGAAAGAAGCTAAAGAAGGGAGCGGCATGAATTGA
- the mutL gene encoding DNA mismatch repair endonuclease MutL, whose product MSSIINLLDEATRNKIAAGEVVERPASCVKELVENAIDAGASAIEVEIADGGQSYMRVTDDGCGMSPEDARKCIIRHATSKISAVEDIFAISSLGFRGEAVPSIAAVSHMQITTRRPDDDFATHLLLDGGEITSEDQIGAPVGTTMEVSDLFYNTPARRKFLKSERTESSKISEMITKLALSHPSIAFTFTNNGRTTLHTGGGGELKETIANIYGAALAKEIFSISHDDGDIAIEGYVGKPSVLKSTRAWQTCIVNGRIVHNPLIFKAVENAYHAMLPKSGYPFAMIHIHMDPAAVDVNVHPAKTEIKFADEQAVYRAVYHSIITALVAQEKPEDIATNIDMLPQQIQRREAEEEALELKEQTAAPPAQAQELPFEDLSPLPQRRADAVQEPRRMPVWETRDVVTPVYSRQDETGRTAARSSANTYEPSRSSADDWDAFSRELASKGQAAQDDAPVITFDGDEDVFIPLGEVADCFIIAKKGQDLYIIDQHAAHERIRYDKFCRRAEKMPSQQLLTAEFVEVDGDDMTLLLERPDVFADLGYTYSEAGPSTLRVEEVPCDLPTSQIADSLEDICRALHENDAVDKAALRHRSLAYLSCHGAIKAGDALNIRQMKQLLEDLFHTDKPYVCPHGRPIIVRFTPDELAKLFKRT is encoded by the coding sequence TTGAGTTCTATTATAAATTTGCTTGACGAGGCGACGCGCAATAAAATTGCCGCCGGCGAAGTCGTAGAGCGGCCGGCGTCGTGTGTCAAAGAATTGGTGGAAAACGCCATCGACGCCGGCGCGTCGGCTATCGAAGTGGAAATAGCCGATGGCGGCCAGTCGTATATGCGCGTTACCGACGACGGCTGCGGTATGAGCCCCGAAGACGCGCGCAAGTGCATTATCCGCCATGCGACGAGCAAGATCAGCGCCGTCGAAGATATCTTTGCCATCAGCTCGCTGGGGTTCCGCGGCGAAGCCGTACCCAGCATCGCCGCCGTATCGCATATGCAGATTACGACGCGCCGGCCTGACGACGACTTTGCTACGCATCTCCTTCTCGACGGCGGCGAGATTACCAGCGAAGACCAGATCGGCGCGCCTGTAGGCACGACGATGGAAGTAAGCGATTTATTTTACAATACGCCGGCCCGCCGCAAATTTTTGAAGAGCGAGCGGACGGAAAGCTCCAAGATCAGCGAAATGATTACCAAGCTGGCCTTGTCGCATCCGTCCATTGCCTTTACCTTTACGAATAACGGCCGGACGACGCTGCATACGGGCGGAGGCGGCGAGCTGAAAGAAACGATAGCCAATATTTACGGCGCGGCGCTGGCGAAGGAAATCTTTTCCATTTCTCATGACGACGGCGATATTGCCATTGAGGGCTACGTAGGCAAGCCGTCGGTGTTAAAGAGCACGCGGGCCTGGCAGACCTGCATCGTCAACGGCCGCATCGTGCACAATCCCCTCATATTTAAGGCCGTGGAAAACGCCTATCACGCCATGCTGCCCAAGTCGGGCTACCCCTTTGCCATGATTCACATTCACATGGATCCGGCGGCGGTAGACGTCAATGTTCATCCGGCCAAGACGGAAATAAAATTTGCCGACGAACAGGCCGTGTATCGGGCCGTGTACCACAGTATCATTACGGCTCTGGTAGCCCAGGAAAAGCCGGAGGACATTGCGACGAACATCGACATGCTGCCGCAGCAGATACAGCGCAGGGAAGCGGAGGAAGAGGCGTTGGAGCTGAAAGAGCAGACGGCGGCTCCGCCGGCACAAGCCCAGGAACTTCCCTTTGAGGACCTTTCGCCCCTGCCGCAGCGGCGCGCCGACGCTGTACAGGAACCGAGGCGTATGCCCGTGTGGGAAACGAGAGATGTCGTGACTCCCGTATACAGCCGTCAGGACGAGACGGGCAGAACGGCTGCGCGGTCGTCGGCCAATACATATGAGCCCTCCCGGTCTTCAGCTGACGATTGGGACGCCTTTAGCCGCGAACTGGCGTCGAAGGGGCAGGCGGCGCAGGACGACGCGCCGGTCATTACCTTCGACGGCGATGAAGACGTATTTATTCCTCTGGGCGAGGTAGCCGACTGCTTCATTATCGCCAAGAAGGGCCAGGATTTGTACATCATAGACCAGCATGCAGCCCATGAACGGATACGATACGACAAATTCTGCCGGCGGGCGGAGAAAATGCCCAGCCAGCAGCTTCTGACGGCGGAATTCGTGGAAGTCGACGGCGACGACATGACCTTGCTTCTGGAACGGCCGGACGTATTCGCCGATTTGGGCTATACCTATTCCGAGGCGGGGCCGTCGACGCTGCGCGTGGAAGAGGTTCCCTGCGACTTGCCGACGAGCCAGATAGCCGATTCTCTCGAGGATATCTGCCGGGCTCTTCACGAAAACGACGCCGTAGACAAGGCGGCGCTGCGCCATCGTTCCCTGGCGTATTTATCGTGCCACGGCGCGATCAAAGCCGGCGACGCGCTGAATATCCGCCAGATGAAGCAGCTGCTGGAAGACTTATTCCATACGGATAAGCCCTATGTATGCCCGCATGGCCGGCCGATTATCGTGCGCTTTACGCCGGACGAGCTGGCGAAATTATTCAAACGGACGTAG
- a CDS encoding class I SAM-dependent methyltransferase: MEKIYVTPSLKAKDTLTKEARVWADEIGAAFVPRRGRTMEELQAAYGEDILVYTSRGPQLKRAEGTHFFSLNMAELRIQHIRRGQTDHLLEAIGAEGPIRLLDCTCGFGADAITASFALPAGSVVHGLEASPLLEAVTEWGCRYFCHEMDDVTAALRRIQVRRGNYKEYLEDESAPPYDVLYFDPMFSRPVASSCQFQPVRPIMDHEPLTVESLRLAVKKARRRVVVKGRYFRELEQAFPQMKRYGGKYSRVGYAVLDGEA; the protein is encoded by the coding sequence ATGGAAAAAATATATGTAACGCCTTCGCTGAAGGCAAAAGATACGTTGACCAAGGAAGCCCGCGTCTGGGCCGATGAAATCGGCGCCGCCTTCGTGCCGCGCCGGGGCCGGACGATGGAAGAATTGCAGGCTGCGTACGGAGAAGATATCCTCGTGTATACGTCGCGGGGGCCGCAGCTCAAGAGGGCTGAGGGCACTCACTTTTTCAGTCTGAATATGGCAGAGCTTCGCATTCAGCATATTCGAAGGGGGCAGACAGATCATCTGCTCGAAGCTATCGGAGCGGAAGGGCCGATACGGCTCCTCGACTGCACCTGCGGCTTTGGCGCCGACGCGATTACGGCGTCCTTTGCCCTGCCTGCCGGGTCCGTCGTCCATGGGCTGGAAGCTTCGCCGCTGCTGGAAGCCGTGACGGAATGGGGATGCCGGTACTTTTGTCATGAAATGGACGATGTGACGGCGGCCTTGCGGCGCATCCAGGTGCGGCGGGGAAATTATAAAGAGTATTTAGAAGACGAGTCGGCCCCTCCGTACGACGTATTGTATTTTGACCCTATGTTCAGCCGGCCCGTGGCGTCGAGCTGCCAATTCCAGCCCGTGCGGCCTATTATGGATCACGAGCCGCTGACGGTGGAATCCCTGCGGCTGGCCGTCAAAAAAGCGCGGCGGCGCGTCGTCGTCAAGGGCCGGTATTTCCGCGAGCTGGAACAGGCGTTTCCGCAGATGAAGCGGTACGGCGGCAAATACAGCCGCGTCGGCTACGCCGTCTTAGACGGGGAGGCATAA